The following proteins are encoded in a genomic region of Pseudoxanthomonas suwonensis 11-1:
- a CDS encoding NAD-dependent epimerase, with protein MKILVTGAAGFVGFHTTTRLLGAGHEVVGIDNLNAYYDVGLKQGRLALLKDRPGFSFTKLDLADRAGMASLFQDHAFDLVLHLGAQAGVRYSLENPFAYLDSNLTGMLTVLEGCRHSGVKHLVYASSSSVYGSNTKLPFATEDRVDTPVSLYAATKKADELMAHTYAHLYRFPITGLRFFTVYGPWGRPDMAYYKFANAIMAGKPIDVYNHGDMRRDFTYIDDIVDAIEAIVAQGPKPSGMDVPHKVYNLGHNHPEQLLDMIELLEGLLGKQAEKRMLPMQPGDVYATYADISDISRDYGYTTKTSLANGLKQFVSWYRSYHGS; from the coding sequence ATGAAGATTCTCGTCACAGGCGCAGCCGGGTTCGTCGGCTTCCACACTACCACCCGGCTGCTAGGTGCTGGCCATGAGGTCGTGGGCATCGACAACCTGAATGCCTATTACGACGTCGGACTCAAGCAGGGCCGGTTGGCCCTGCTCAAGGACCGACCGGGCTTCTCCTTCACGAAGCTCGACCTGGCCGACCGAGCAGGGATGGCGTCCCTGTTCCAGGATCATGCGTTCGACCTGGTCCTGCATCTGGGCGCCCAGGCGGGTGTCCGCTACTCGCTTGAGAATCCGTTCGCCTACCTGGATAGCAACCTCACCGGCATGCTGACCGTCCTGGAAGGTTGCCGGCACAGCGGCGTCAAGCACCTGGTCTACGCCTCCTCCTCGTCGGTGTACGGGTCCAACACCAAGCTGCCGTTCGCCACGGAAGACCGCGTCGACACCCCGGTATCGCTGTATGCCGCCACCAAGAAGGCGGACGAGCTGATGGCGCATACCTATGCGCATCTGTACCGGTTCCCGATCACCGGCCTGCGTTTCTTCACCGTATACGGTCCGTGGGGCCGGCCGGACATGGCGTACTACAAGTTCGCCAATGCCATCATGGCGGGCAAGCCGATCGATGTGTACAACCACGGGGACATGCGCCGGGATTTCACGTACATCGACGACATCGTCGATGCGATCGAAGCGATTGTTGCCCAAGGCCCCAAGCCGAGCGGAATGGATGTGCCGCACAAGGTCTACAACCTTGGCCACAACCATCCCGAGCAACTGCTGGACATGATCGAGCTGCTCGAGGGGCTGCTCGGGAAGCAGGCCGAGAAGCGGATGCTGCCAATGCAACCGGGCGATGTCTACGCCACCTACGCGGACATCAGCGACATCAGCCGCGACTATGGCTACACCACCAAGACCAGCCTGGCGAACGGACTGAAACAGTTCGTCTCCTGGTACCGGAGCTACCATGGCAGTTGA
- a CDS encoding WecB/TagA/CpsF family glycosyltransferase, whose product MAVDIATDSGNHDFPVVQVGGFPTASVSRRKLAQCMVRDCMAAREDRENWIPKAVFSSNGQGIALAGQDPAFADAMAAADIIHADGMPVVFASRRTAHPLPERICTTDFFHDAAQAASEHKLRFFILGAKEEQNRAVVEAIRKLYPDVEIVGRHHGYFPPEDDKRVCDLVRASGADVLWVALGKPRQEFWSIRNRENLKGVGWIKTCGGLYSFLTGDAPRAPGWMQALGLEWLHRVALDPKRLGWRYLTTNPYAFYRLVRYTR is encoded by the coding sequence ATGGCAGTTGATATCGCCACCGACAGTGGCAACCACGACTTCCCCGTAGTGCAGGTCGGCGGCTTCCCGACGGCTTCGGTTTCCCGCCGCAAGCTTGCGCAATGCATGGTGCGGGACTGCATGGCTGCACGCGAAGACAGGGAGAACTGGATCCCGAAGGCTGTGTTTTCCTCCAATGGCCAAGGCATCGCCCTCGCCGGACAGGATCCGGCGTTTGCAGATGCCATGGCTGCGGCCGATATCATCCATGCAGATGGCATGCCGGTGGTCTTTGCAAGCCGCAGGACCGCGCACCCGCTGCCCGAGCGCATCTGCACCACTGATTTTTTTCATGATGCGGCCCAGGCTGCGAGCGAACACAAGCTGCGCTTCTTCATCCTCGGCGCGAAGGAGGAGCAGAACCGGGCCGTAGTCGAGGCCATCCGAAAGCTTTATCCGGACGTCGAGATTGTTGGCCGGCACCATGGATACTTCCCACCGGAGGACGACAAGCGTGTGTGTGACCTCGTCCGCGCGAGTGGAGCGGACGTGCTCTGGGTCGCTCTGGGCAAGCCGCGGCAGGAGTTCTGGTCGATCCGTAATCGCGAGAACCTCAAAGGCGTGGGCTGGATCAAGACCTGCGGCGGCCTCTATTCGTTCCTCACCGGGGACGCTCCGCGAGCACCGGGCTGGATGCAGGCCTTGGGGCTGGAATGGCTCCATCGCGTGGCACTGGATCCCAAGCGGCTCGGCTGGCGATACCTGACCACTAATCCGTATGCGTTCTATCGACTAGTTCGATACACGCGATAA
- a CDS encoding lipopolysaccharide biosynthesis protein, with protein MNFIYRSLQFGFMHIWPALVLIFCATFLPAGQLGAVAIFLSVATLFRPLVGLSLGRTAIRNAGAAFAEGGDARAQQVIALATRLGFAMSALGLVFVVVAVPVANRIYGLEISARAVAFGALFIYAFGLTEFLDGIMRAQGHFRALASAVIASRLFGILLFAVVLPFVPQVEALFACLALAEVSCVVLLARHFLPSFRRHAAPSLLSRDSASLLKNCLPVIINALSVYLYARAMVMVAGLHDSGAALGGFEMAVQLTNLPMALTIVCATVMSPAIARLHARGTVRSLETASAAASQAAAFSVWANMLAAGFLMVVGPMAILWFFPAIPGAAVVLAIIAPLVALKAYAQILSGELAIATGTASIAARITIVYAVLTVALGYALSAVDGVRGAAIAMLIVHTLAVWTTVRVLGRETGLKIRYRGKSSLASALVATVPTALLVLALRDHPAAATLAGAATFLLLVAATQYLSVRLGWGLHEPLVDGWRMLRNKNVSAEDEAYALFDDESRPEPDAKDYRNALVRLIGLKSPDGLAFWTGGNGAADVVPPQDHADIVYSLYLIGEGERIDPGAAKRFAKHLAGLPLYGKTRKGLNAHVSAYLLATIRILVELGKLNSEDDIEEIYQDWQQDLLFDSLLLPRWPRMWSHHIWRVSHWIGGSSSILLHLAASGRVAWATKELLQQVLDAAERHILDHHTGLLRTYRSKLLHRGFRKLYQALHDPDIADLGGIVHLLWVYHAIDRRYVGSAALSAAASRELRREPFMESVPYCLDFDIIQLKRTAESQFDKDTIARADRFIDDTLAFFRAPLSSTYTLHKLPGALASLHECAFITGQEKVRGLEVERTDIIRVAYWL; from the coding sequence ATGAACTTCATTTATCGTTCTCTCCAGTTCGGTTTCATGCACATATGGCCGGCACTGGTCCTGATTTTCTGCGCCACTTTCCTGCCCGCCGGACAGCTTGGCGCGGTCGCCATCTTCCTTTCGGTAGCCACGCTTTTCCGACCGCTGGTCGGCCTGTCGCTCGGCAGGACGGCGATTCGCAACGCAGGAGCCGCGTTCGCCGAGGGTGGGGACGCAAGGGCCCAGCAGGTAATCGCGCTCGCTACACGACTCGGTTTCGCCATGTCGGCGCTGGGCCTTGTTTTCGTCGTCGTGGCGGTACCGGTCGCCAACCGGATCTATGGGTTGGAAATCTCGGCGAGAGCAGTCGCCTTCGGTGCGTTGTTCATTTACGCATTCGGCCTCACCGAGTTCCTCGACGGGATCATGCGAGCCCAAGGCCACTTCCGCGCACTAGCGTCCGCAGTGATTGCCAGCAGGCTATTTGGAATCCTGCTCTTTGCTGTCGTCTTGCCTTTCGTACCGCAGGTCGAGGCACTTTTCGCATGCCTTGCCTTGGCGGAAGTTTCCTGTGTCGTCCTGCTGGCGCGCCACTTCCTCCCCTCTTTCCGGCGACACGCGGCACCCTCCCTTTTATCCCGCGACAGCGCCTCACTGCTGAAGAACTGCCTGCCCGTCATCATCAATGCGCTGTCCGTCTACCTCTATGCACGGGCGATGGTGATGGTGGCCGGTTTGCATGATTCGGGCGCCGCTCTGGGCGGATTTGAGATGGCAGTTCAGCTGACCAACCTGCCAATGGCCTTGACGATCGTCTGCGCGACCGTCATGTCGCCAGCCATCGCCCGGCTGCATGCGCGCGGTACTGTCAGGAGCCTGGAAACCGCTAGTGCAGCCGCTTCGCAGGCAGCTGCGTTCTCGGTGTGGGCAAACATGCTGGCCGCGGGCTTCCTCATGGTTGTCGGCCCCATGGCAATCCTTTGGTTTTTCCCGGCCATCCCCGGGGCAGCCGTGGTGCTGGCCATCATTGCGCCGCTGGTCGCGCTCAAGGCCTACGCGCAGATCCTTTCGGGTGAGCTTGCCATCGCAACCGGAACCGCCAGCATCGCGGCACGAATCACGATCGTCTACGCCGTCCTGACGGTAGCCCTCGGTTACGCGCTTTCCGCGGTCGATGGCGTCAGGGGCGCGGCCATTGCCATGCTGATCGTCCATACACTCGCCGTGTGGACGACCGTGCGCGTTCTCGGCAGGGAAACGGGACTAAAGATCCGGTATCGCGGCAAGAGCAGCCTTGCGTCGGCGCTGGTCGCTACCGTGCCGACCGCTCTGCTTGTACTCGCCTTGAGGGATCACCCAGCGGCCGCGACGCTTGCAGGCGCAGCGACGTTCCTGCTGCTTGTCGCGGCGACCCAGTATCTGTCGGTCCGCCTTGGCTGGGGCCTGCATGAACCTCTCGTCGACGGGTGGCGCATGCTGCGGAACAAGAACGTCAGTGCCGAGGATGAGGCCTACGCACTTTTTGATGATGAGTCCCGTCCCGAACCAGACGCAAAGGACTATCGGAACGCGCTTGTCCGGTTGATCGGACTCAAATCCCCGGACGGCCTTGCCTTCTGGACGGGAGGCAACGGCGCCGCGGACGTGGTTCCACCACAGGATCACGCGGATATCGTCTATTCGCTCTACCTGATCGGTGAAGGTGAACGCATAGATCCGGGCGCTGCGAAGCGATTCGCGAAGCACCTAGCTGGGCTACCGTTGTACGGAAAGACGCGAAAGGGGCTGAACGCCCATGTGAGCGCATACCTGCTCGCCACGATCCGCATCCTTGTCGAGCTTGGTAAGCTTAACTCCGAGGATGACATCGAGGAGATCTACCAGGATTGGCAGCAGGACCTTCTGTTCGACTCGCTGCTGCTCCCACGCTGGCCGCGCATGTGGTCCCACCATATCTGGCGGGTCAGCCACTGGATCGGCGGCTCCTCTTCGATCCTACTGCACCTTGCCGCTTCGGGCAGGGTCGCGTGGGCCACGAAGGAGCTGCTCCAGCAGGTACTGGATGCCGCCGAGCGCCACATACTCGATCACCACACTGGACTGCTGAGGACGTATCGCTCGAAGCTGCTTCATCGCGGCTTCCGGAAGCTCTACCAGGCGCTACATGACCCCGATATCGCCGATCTCGGCGGCATCGTGCACCTGCTTTGGGTCTACCACGCCATCGACCGGCGCTATGTTGGGTCGGCCGCTCTTTCTGCCGCCGCATCCCGGGAGCTTCGACGCGAGCCGTTCATGGAGTCGGTGCCGTATTGCCTGGATTTCGACATCATCCAGCTCAAACGCACCGCGGAATCCCAGTTCGACAAGGACACTATCGCGCGCGCGGACAGGTTCATAGATGACACTCTCGCGTTCTTCCGCGCACCCCTCAGCTCCACCTACACCCTGCACAAGCTGCCGGGGGCACTGGCGTCGCTGCATGAGTGCGCATTCATCACTGGCCAGGAAAAGGTCAGGGGACTGGAAGTTGAACGCACGGACATCATCCGAGTGGCGTACTGGCTTTAG
- a CDS encoding UDP-glucuronic acid decarboxylase family protein — translation MSERTLVTGGAGFLGSHLCDRLIEAGHDVLCVDNYYTGSKQNVLQLIDNPRFELMRHDVTFPLYVEVDRIYNLACPASPVHYQADPVQTTKTSVHGAINMLGLAKRTGARILQASTSEVYGDPEIHPQVETYWGRVNPVGIRSCYDEGKRCAETLFFDYWRQHQLEIKVMRIFNTYGPRMHPNDGRVVSNFIVQALRGEPITIYGDGTQTRSFCYVDDLVEGMIRLMNSPVELTGPVNIGNPGEYTMLELAEAVLKLVGGKSKLVFEPLPSDDPKQRQPDISVAKEHLGWEPKVALEDGLRETIAYFRSKLQA, via the coding sequence ATGAGTGAACGCACCCTTGTTACTGGCGGCGCTGGCTTCCTCGGATCGCATCTGTGTGATCGCCTCATCGAGGCTGGCCATGACGTGCTCTGCGTTGACAACTATTACACCGGCAGCAAGCAGAACGTGCTTCAGCTCATCGACAACCCTCGGTTCGAACTGATGCGCCATGACGTCACGTTCCCGCTGTACGTGGAGGTCGACCGCATCTACAACCTGGCCTGCCCGGCGTCTCCGGTGCACTACCAGGCCGACCCGGTCCAGACGACCAAGACCAGCGTGCACGGCGCCATCAACATGCTGGGCTTGGCCAAGCGCACCGGCGCCCGCATCCTGCAAGCAAGTACCAGCGAGGTCTACGGCGATCCGGAGATTCACCCGCAGGTGGAGACATACTGGGGCCGCGTGAACCCGGTCGGCATCCGCAGCTGCTACGACGAAGGCAAGCGCTGCGCCGAGACCCTGTTCTTCGACTACTGGCGCCAGCACCAGCTCGAGATCAAGGTCATGCGAATCTTCAACACCTATGGCCCGCGCATGCACCCCAACGACGGCCGTGTGGTCAGCAACTTCATCGTGCAGGCACTGCGCGGCGAGCCGATCACCATCTATGGTGACGGCACCCAGACCCGCAGCTTCTGCTACGTCGACGACCTCGTGGAAGGCATGATCCGCCTGATGAACAGCCCGGTCGAGCTTACCGGCCCGGTCAACATCGGCAATCCGGGCGAGTACACCATGCTCGAGCTGGCGGAAGCGGTGCTGAAGCTGGTGGGTGGCAAGTCGAAGCTGGTCTTCGAACCGCTGCCGTCCGACGATCCGAAGCAGCGCCAGCCCGATATCAGCGTGGCCAAGGAACACCTCGGCTGGGAGCCGAAGGTTGCCCTGGAAGATGGCCTGCGGGAAACGATCGCGTACTTCCGCAGCAAGCTTCAGGCCTGA
- a CDS encoding acyltransferase family protein codes for MSSPPPRTDIPSLTGLRGVAALMVVLYHANESFIRASGYASPHIFHGRLFVDLFYVLSGFVLCHVYVTDTRSISWRKFFAARVARVYPLHVLTALLGAAGLYALSKMSGQGLPPELTIGQAIRELTLTQAMPFIWKDLIWNSPSWSISVEFYTYVLIFPIIYIWLHRVRPSTSVLISGTLMAALIPFLFFADIHPARGAGAFLRASIGFLAGWSTWLVWKSPAKRLRPSTVLAVMVALFAGTQFYPTSLDDPWYVLPLMPVLVYGIAGMTSPLDRILSGRVLSYLGLVSYSVYLIHPLILKATQVVFSRMGLFQYGMGLFIAVSLALIIPCSYVSWRFFELPSRDWLKRRLD; via the coding sequence ATGAGTAGCCCTCCTCCAAGAACTGATATACCGTCTTTGACCGGTCTTCGCGGCGTCGCTGCGCTAATGGTCGTTCTTTATCACGCGAACGAATCTTTCATTCGAGCTTCCGGATACGCTTCTCCTCATATTTTCCACGGCCGTTTGTTCGTGGATCTTTTCTACGTACTTTCGGGGTTCGTGCTTTGCCACGTGTATGTAACTGATACGCGGAGTATAAGCTGGCGGAAGTTTTTCGCCGCTAGAGTGGCCCGGGTATACCCTCTTCACGTGCTGACGGCGCTGCTCGGCGCGGCGGGTCTATACGCACTATCGAAAATGTCGGGCCAAGGACTTCCCCCGGAGCTTACGATTGGTCAGGCAATCCGTGAGCTGACGTTAACTCAGGCGATGCCTTTCATATGGAAGGACCTCATATGGAATTCGCCCTCTTGGTCTATCAGTGTTGAGTTCTATACCTACGTCCTGATCTTCCCGATTATTTATATCTGGCTTCATCGGGTCAGGCCGAGTACGTCCGTACTGATTTCCGGCACATTGATGGCGGCCCTAATTCCGTTCCTATTCTTTGCCGACATCCATCCGGCACGGGGCGCCGGGGCTTTTCTCCGGGCGTCAATCGGCTTCCTGGCCGGTTGGAGTACCTGGCTTGTGTGGAAAAGTCCTGCCAAGCGCCTACGTCCAAGCACGGTCCTCGCCGTGATGGTGGCGCTGTTTGCCGGCACCCAGTTCTACCCGACGAGCCTCGACGATCCGTGGTACGTGCTGCCGCTGATGCCAGTGCTCGTATATGGCATTGCAGGCATGACATCCCCGTTAGATCGGATTCTTTCCGGACGGGTTTTGAGCTACCTCGGACTCGTCAGCTATTCCGTCTACTTAATACACCCACTGATCCTTAAGGCGACCCAGGTTGTTTTTTCCAGGATGGGCTTGTTCCAATACGGAATGGGGCTTTTCATAGCCGTTTCACTGGCCCTGATAATCCCTTGCTCTTACGTTTCATGGCGGTTCTTTGAGCTTCCATCGCGAGACTGGCTGAAGCGCCGCCTGGACTGA
- a CDS encoding phosphatase PAP2 family protein, producing MNWQWFVAPGSALYLIPLAALAGIAVMLRSPSGRRPVLVWWTAIAVACLATAASKIAFYGWGTGIRAWDLTCFSGHTVISLAVWPVVGVLSLHSSHRAWRTAAGLFGIVFATLIAYSRYALRAHSVSEIIAGLLLGGAVALLALHRLRNESVPPLFVPAVVLFGLLASQTHLRGSIYRATTEEWFVDAATALSGKSCVTNRGVWRQPQGHFSVECEPRMRP from the coding sequence ATGAACTGGCAGTGGTTCGTCGCCCCCGGCAGCGCCCTCTATCTGATCCCCCTGGCCGCATTGGCCGGCATCGCCGTAATGCTGCGATCCCCATCCGGCAGGCGCCCCGTCCTGGTCTGGTGGACCGCGATCGCCGTCGCCTGCCTGGCGACCGCCGCCAGCAAGATCGCCTTCTACGGCTGGGGCACCGGCATCCGCGCCTGGGACCTGACCTGCTTCAGCGGCCACACGGTTATATCGTTGGCCGTGTGGCCAGTCGTCGGCGTATTGTCCTTGCATAGTTCCCATCGAGCATGGCGCACGGCGGCAGGGCTATTCGGGATCGTTTTCGCAACGCTCATCGCTTATTCGCGCTACGCCCTGCGAGCCCATTCGGTCTCGGAAATCATTGCCGGATTATTACTCGGCGGTGCAGTCGCGCTACTTGCCTTGCATCGCCTGCGTAACGAATCTGTGCCCCCCTTGTTCGTCCCGGCAGTCGTACTGTTCGGCCTGCTCGCGTCGCAGACGCATCTGCGTGGAAGCATCTACCGCGCGACCACCGAAGAATGGTTTGTCGATGCAGCCACAGCACTGTCGGGCAAGAGTTGTGTCACGAACCGGGGGGTCTGGCGCCAACCGCAGGGCCATTTCAGCGTTGAATGTGAGCCACGCATGCGCCCCTGA
- a CDS encoding helix-turn-helix transcriptional regulator, whose amino-acid sequence MGKRSDSRETVRLALELLRRIPRGRKVTAPELHQQLRDAGIERDLRTIQRQLEMLAEEFHLERDQRSRPYGYRWPDAGRALSLSSLTPQESLLLRLAEEHLRNLLPVRMMRSLDGFFAQARRNLEAAGPRNLEREWPHKVRVVATSQPLLPPKVAPGVFEVACEALYANRWLRIDYRNAAGHRVKAEVMPLGLAQQGARLYLVCRFQGYDDNRTIAVHRLLAAEATTLTFERPKDFDLKRYDDEGRFGFGDGTRVRLGFSISKGAGAHLLETPLSTDQEVKELDDGYRITATVVDSQMLQSWLNGFGDQVWSVRRKKLET is encoded by the coding sequence ATGGGGAAGCGATCAGACAGTCGTGAGACCGTGCGCCTGGCACTCGAACTGCTCAGGCGGATCCCGCGCGGCCGCAAGGTCACCGCGCCCGAGCTGCACCAGCAGCTGCGGGACGCCGGCATCGAGCGCGACCTGCGCACCATCCAGCGCCAGCTGGAAATGCTTGCCGAGGAGTTCCACCTCGAGCGCGACCAGCGCAGCCGGCCCTATGGCTACCGCTGGCCCGACGCCGGCCGCGCGCTGTCCCTGTCCAGCCTGACCCCGCAGGAATCGCTGCTGCTGCGCCTGGCCGAGGAGCACCTGCGCAACCTGCTGCCGGTGCGCATGATGCGATCGCTCGACGGTTTCTTCGCCCAGGCGCGCCGCAACCTCGAAGCGGCGGGACCCAGGAACCTGGAACGGGAGTGGCCGCACAAGGTAAGGGTGGTCGCCACCTCGCAGCCCCTGCTGCCACCGAAGGTGGCGCCGGGCGTGTTCGAGGTGGCCTGCGAGGCGCTGTACGCCAACCGGTGGCTGCGGATCGACTACCGCAACGCCGCCGGCCACCGGGTCAAGGCCGAAGTCATGCCCCTGGGCCTGGCCCAGCAGGGCGCCCGCCTGTATCTGGTCTGCCGGTTCCAGGGCTATGACGACAACCGGACAATCGCCGTGCACCGGCTGCTTGCCGCCGAGGCGACGACCCTAACCTTCGAGCGCCCGAAGGACTTCGACCTCAAGCGCTACGACGACGAAGGCCGCTTCGGCTTCGGCGACGGCACCAGGGTGCGCCTGGGCTTCAGCATCTCGAAGGGCGCAGGCGCCCACCTGCTGGAAACGCCGCTGTCGACCGACCAGGAGGTGAAGGAGCTGGACGACGGCTACCGCATCACGGCCACGGTCGTGGACTCGCAGATGCTGCAGAGCTGGCTCAACGGCTTCGGCGACCAGGTCTGGTCGGTGCGCAGGAAGAAGCTGGAGACCTGA
- a CDS encoding AAA family ATPase has translation MLRILVPMRGHRKFIRGGDFVHDDLACALGFGEMVEDPGAFDPDTARAALRTMHGQAEARASRMRLPAVMARNLAQLQRALGLSPVECRILSFAVLLHTQPLLDNAADLLGELTTGRLHEALARILDLPVREVAEALDGKGLLGRSGLLVTGRHGTGSVSSRLELLSSEFADLLSSTPVQPMDLLRSAVAVAPAAELGPADYPHLRESLAILEPYLEHVLATRRRGANIFLHGPPGTGKTQLVRMLAGRLGCPLYEVSSEDSDGDPVDGRTRLRAFRAAQTLLSQQRSVVLFDEVEDVFDGGGLFGPRSVAQERKAWMNRMLEESAAPTFWLSNAIGMVDPAFLRRFDMIIEMHVPPRSQRTRIIEAVCGDLVDRRCIERLAAVPHLAPAVVARASSVVRAVAPRLGASGAEAALQRLVDGTLQAQGHARLDTHDAAELPGTYDLAFLNPDTSISALAEGLARSGQGRMCMYGPPGTGKTAFAHWLARRLELPLHVRRASDLLSPYLGMTEQNLAAAFREARHDRAVLMIDEVDSFLRDRREARHSWEVTGVNEMLTQMETFSGIFIASTNLVAGLDPAALRRFDLKVRMDYLTATQAVELLHRHLAALELGEPSPADIALVRQLGNLTPGDYAAIARQHRFRPVGSARGFVSLLQAESRLKASGPRPMGFVAPGRA, from the coding sequence ATGCTGCGCATCCTGGTGCCCATGCGCGGGCACCGGAAGTTCATCCGTGGCGGCGACTTCGTCCACGACGACCTGGCCTGTGCGCTCGGGTTCGGCGAGATGGTCGAGGACCCCGGGGCATTCGACCCGGACACCGCACGCGCCGCGTTGCGGACGATGCATGGGCAGGCCGAAGCCAGGGCCAGCCGCATGCGGCTTCCTGCGGTGATGGCCCGCAACCTGGCGCAGCTGCAGAGGGCGCTGGGGCTTTCGCCGGTGGAATGCCGGATCCTGTCCTTCGCCGTGCTGCTGCACACCCAGCCGCTGCTGGACAACGCGGCCGACCTGCTCGGCGAACTGACGACCGGGCGACTGCACGAGGCCCTGGCGCGGATCCTGGACTTGCCGGTCCGCGAGGTGGCGGAGGCGCTCGACGGCAAGGGGCTGCTCGGGCGCTCGGGCCTGCTGGTCACCGGACGCCATGGCACCGGCTCGGTCAGCTCCCGCCTGGAGCTGTTGTCCAGCGAGTTCGCCGACCTGCTGTCGTCCACGCCGGTGCAACCCATGGACCTGCTGCGCAGCGCCGTGGCAGTGGCGCCGGCGGCGGAGCTCGGGCCGGCGGACTACCCGCACCTGCGCGAGTCGCTGGCCATCCTCGAGCCGTACCTGGAGCACGTACTGGCGACCCGCCGCCGTGGCGCCAACATCTTCCTGCATGGTCCGCCCGGTACCGGCAAGACCCAGCTGGTGCGGATGCTTGCCGGCCGGCTGGGGTGCCCGCTGTACGAAGTCTCCAGCGAGGACAGCGATGGCGACCCCGTCGACGGCAGGACCCGCCTGCGCGCCTTCCGCGCGGCCCAGACCCTGCTTTCGCAGCAGCGGTCGGTGGTGCTGTTCGACGAGGTCGAGGACGTGTTCGACGGTGGAGGCCTGTTCGGCCCCCGCAGCGTGGCCCAGGAACGCAAGGCCTGGATGAACCGCATGCTGGAGGAAAGCGCTGCGCCGACCTTCTGGCTGTCCAACGCGATCGGCATGGTCGATCCGGCCTTCCTGCGCCGGTTCGACATGATCATCGAGATGCACGTCCCGCCGCGCAGCCAGCGCACCCGCATCATCGAAGCGGTGTGTGGCGACCTGGTCGACCGCCGCTGCATCGAACGGCTGGCGGCGGTACCGCACCTCGCACCGGCGGTGGTGGCGCGCGCGTCCTCGGTGGTGCGTGCAGTGGCTCCACGCCTGGGTGCGTCCGGAGCCGAGGCGGCATTGCAGCGGCTGGTGGACGGCACGTTGCAGGCGCAGGGCCATGCCCGGCTGGATACCCATGACGCAGCCGAGCTGCCGGGAACCTACGACCTGGCCTTCCTCAACCCGGACACGAGCATCTCCGCACTGGCGGAAGGCCTCGCGCGTTCCGGCCAGGGCCGGATGTGCATGTACGGCCCGCCGGGCACCGGCAAGACCGCGTTCGCGCACTGGCTGGCCCGCCGGCTGGAGCTGCCGCTGCACGTGCGCCGCGCGTCGGACCTGCTTTCGCCCTACCTCGGCATGACCGAGCAGAACCTGGCCGCCGCCTTCCGCGAGGCACGCCACGACCGGGCGGTGCTGATGATCGACGAGGTCGACAGCTTCCTGCGCGACCGCCGCGAGGCGCGGCATTCGTGGGAGGTGACCGGGGTCAACGAGATGCTGACCCAGATGGAGACGTTCTCCGGCATCTTCATTGCCTCCACCAACCTGGTCGCCGGGCTGGACCCTGCCGCGCTCCGCCGGTTCGACCTCAAGGTGCGGATGGACTACCTCACTGCCACCCAAGCCGTGGAACTGCTGCACCGACACCTGGCCGCGCTGGAACTTGGCGAACCTTCCCCCGCGGACATTGCCCTCGTTCGGCAGCTGGGCAACCTGACGCCCGGCGACTACGCCGCCATCGCCCGCCAGCACCGCTTCCGTCCTGTCGGCAGCGCGAGGGGGTTCGTGTCCCTGCTGCAGGCCGAGTCCAGGCTCAAGGCCAGCGGGCCGCGGCCGATGGGCTTCGTCGCGCCCGGACGGGCGTGA
- a CDS encoding HEPN domain-containing protein: MRLRIHRALSWLQRAEQAGDDPDLRFILSWVALNAGYAREFGQAERERDRARAFLATIVGLDREGRLHQALFQQFSGPIRTLVGNRFAFEPFWAALRDHDSSGRWEQAFAASQKAALAAVTGRDTATVLSIVFDRLYVLRNQLVHGGATWNSQVNRSQVRDGVAILGTVVPLVLDIMMSNPEQEYGEILYPVV; the protein is encoded by the coding sequence TTGCGCCTGCGCATCCACCGCGCGCTCAGCTGGCTGCAGCGCGCCGAGCAGGCCGGGGACGATCCGGACCTGCGCTTCATCCTGTCGTGGGTGGCGTTGAATGCCGGCTACGCGCGCGAGTTCGGCCAGGCGGAGCGGGAGCGCGACCGGGCCCGGGCGTTCCTCGCCACCATCGTTGGCCTGGACCGGGAGGGGCGCCTGCACCAGGCGCTGTTCCAGCAGTTCAGCGGCCCGATCCGCACCCTGGTCGGCAACAGGTTCGCCTTTGAGCCCTTCTGGGCGGCCCTGCGCGACCATGACTCCAGTGGCAGGTGGGAACAGGCCTTCGCGGCCAGCCAGAAGGCCGCCCTGGCCGCAGTGACCGGCCGCGATACGGCCACCGTGCTGTCCATCGTGTTCGACCGGTTGTATGTGCTGCGCAACCAGCTTGTACATGGCGGTGCCACCTGGAACAGCCAGGTCAACCGCAGCCAGGTACGCGATGGCGTCGCGATCCTGGGCACCGTGGTGCCGCTGGTGCTGGACATCATGATGTCAAACCCCGAGCAGGAGTACGGCGAAATCCTCTACCCGGTGGTCTGA